A single Plasmodium knowlesi strain H genome assembly, chromosome: 13 DNA region contains:
- a CDS encoding ATP-dependent Clp protease regulatory subunit ClpC, putative — MNALYLLLCMVTLKLVVTIHTRTQLNFLKSTYQLNRCKTLNLRRVCRKIKPRNNKLFVSLFDEYDEKCIRALIMAREVAKNNNEKEILLKHLLIAIIRIDSNLVKHILNFFNISLTTFLEKLNKEINKKGGETSLQTKQDEQNGSPGGDIPRQAGIEIQETPTNQHHADGRSNDVVEGERTYQSNDQDGEHKLMNTFINKHIQDIEDKINQLKNIDKGQSDISREVYDSDNSVEGSDERDETTRNLIHDAAKRVLGNHSGDLEDAPDGPPLLDPENGDQLPDELSSDLSKELSRQLPRDLPNGLPNELPDEKADIKFSENCKRALHNAVLEARRKKKMFVNVTDILIALINMAQENENCEFLKYLSELNISVNDLKRELIGYDEENSFAPPTGRTSHSDQRDDDQSSNQADRREENGSLMEAIENRDDNQRMRNVNNEQSNHNFMNNLNNDYLNQTREFKNYEENSFPSNNKLFGSSYVKDCLTDMVHAAYEKGDEHFFGRKKEIKRIIEILGRRKKSNPLLIGESGVGKTAIVEHLSYLILKDKVPYHLRNCRIYQLNVGNIVAGTKYRGEFEEKMKHLLSNMNKKKKNILFIDEIHVIVGAGSGEGSLDASNLLKPFLSSDNLQCIGTTTFQEYTKYIEADKALRRRFNCVPVKPFSAKETLLLLKKIKYNYEKYHNIYYTNDALKSIVMLTEDYLPTANFPDKAIDILDEAGAYQKIKYEMFMRQRLRDERGRRADAEPRNAESANGDLANGNLTNGEQMISHQVNATETSSDDHPPGKLRTDDNQPAFVHEDRNVEAENYLENMHMKYVTSDVIENIVSKKSSISYIKKNKKEEEKIIKLKEKLNKIIIGQEKVIDILSRYLFKAITNIKDPNKPIGTLLLCGSSGVGKTLCAQVISKYLFNEDNLIVINMSEYIDKHSVSKLFGSYPGYIGYKEGGELTESVKKKPFSIILFDEIEKAHSEVLHVLLQILDNGMLTDSKGNKVSFKNTFIFMTTNVGSDIITDYFKLYNKNYANLGFKYYLNKKKNKEETDGSSLHKGQLPQGVNSVGNSVVEHPTGLSNNSATDVQINHKRDHEVENPPTQQPSSYELFEEKLRTNEWYEELQPEIEEELKKKFLPEFLNRIDEKIIFRQFLKRDVVNIFQNMIEDLKKRIKKRKNLNLIIEQDVIKYICSDENNIYDMNFGARSIRRALYKYIEDPIASFLISNLCEPNDSIHVSLSNGNKINVQLLKASVDQLVL, encoded by the coding sequence ATGAACGCGCTTTACCTCCTGCTCTGCATGGTCACGCTCAAACTTGTGGTAACCATACATACAAGAACCCAGCTGAACTTCCTAAAGAGCACGTACCAACTGAACAGATGCAAAACACTCAATCTACGAAGAGTCTGCAGGAAAATCAAGCCCAGAAATAACAAGTTATTTGTATCCCTATTTGACGaatatgatgaaaaatgTATAAGGGCACTTATTATGGCCAGAGAAGTGGCCAAAAATAacaacgaaaaggaaatccTACTAAAGCATCTCCTAATTGCCATCATCAGGATTGACTCTAACCTAGTAAAACATATTCTAAACTTTTTCAATATATCCCTAACGACCTTTTTGGAAAAGTTAAATAaggaaattaataaaaaagggggggaaacgAGCCTTCAAACGAAACAAGACGAACAAAATGGATCCCCAGGGGGGGATATCCCTCGACAAGCAGGGATTGAAATTCAGGAGACACCAACAAATCAGCATCACGCCGATGGGCGAAGCAATGATGTTgtagaaggagaaagaacgTATCAGTCGAACGACCAAGATGGAGAACACAAACTTATGAATACCTTCATCAACAAACACATCCAAGACATagaggacaaaataaatcaACTGAAAAATATAGACAAGGGGCAGAGTGATATTTCCAGGGAGGTCTACGATTCCGACAACTCTGTGGAGGGGTCAGACGAAAGGGATGAGACAACTAGGAACCTCATCCATGACGCTGCGAAGCGAGTTTTGGGAAATCACTCGGGCGATCTGGAGGATGCCCCTGATGGACCGCCCCTTCTGGATCCGGAGAACGGAGACCAGTTGCCCGACGAATTATCAAGCGATCTGTCAAAGGAGTTGTCCCGTCAATTGCCAAGAGACCTTCCAAACGGTCTGCCAAATGAACTACCCGACGAAAAGGCCGACATAAAATTTTCCGAAAACTGCAAACGAGCTCTTCACAACGCGGTGCTAGAagcaaggaggaaaaaaaaaatgttcgtgAACGTGACTGACATACTCATAGCCCTCATCAACATGGCACAGGAAAATGAGAATTGCGAATTCTTAAAATATCTCAGTGAGCTCAACATAAGCGTCAACGATTTGAAGAGAGAGCTAATTGGTTATGATGAAGAGAATTCCTTTGCGCCCCCCACTGGGAGAACAAGCCATAGCGATCAGCGAGATGACGACCAGAGTTCTAATCAGGCAGATAGACGTGAAGAAAATGGCTCCCTCATGGAAGCGATCGAAAACAGAGATGACAACCAACGAATGCGCAACGTGAACAACGAACAATCAAATCACAACTTTATGAACAACCTAAATAATGACTACCTGAACCAAACGAGGGAATTCAAAAATTACGAAGAAAATAGCTTCCCCTCAAACAACAAATTATTTGGCTCCTCTTATGTGAAAGATTGTCTAACAGATATGGTACATGCAGCGTACGAAAAAGGGGATGAACATTtctttggaagaaaaaaagaaattaaaagaataaTAGAAATAttaggaaggagaaaaaaatccaaTCCATTACTGATTGGAGAAAGTGGAGTCGGAAAAACAGCCATCGTCGAACATTTGTCCTATTTAATATTGAAAGATAAAGTGCCATACCATTTGCGCAACTGTCGAATTTATCAACTCAATGTTGGTAACATCGTAGCAGGGACCAAGTACAGAGGAGAGTTCGAAGAAAAGATGAAACACCTCCTAAGCAAtatgaacaagaaaaaaaaaaatattctttttattgaTGAAATTCATGTTATTGTAGGTGCAGGAAGTGGAGAGGGATCGTTAGACGCGTCCAATTTGTTGaaaccttttctttcatcAGATAATTTACAATGCATTGGCACCACGACATTTCAGgaatacacaaaatatatcgAAGCGGATAAAGCACTAAGGAGACGATTTAATTGCGTCCCTGTGAAGCCATTCAGCGCCAAGGAGACTCTCCTCttattgaagaaaattaaatacAATTATGAAAAGTACCACAATATTTATTACACGAACGATGCCCTTAAATCAATCGTTATGCTCACGGAGGATTATCTGCCTACGGCTAATTTCCCCGACAAAGCCATCGACATTTTGGACGAGGCCGGCGCGTACCAGAAGATCAAGTATGAAATGTTCATGCGGCAAAGGCTGCGCGATGAGCGTGGTCGCAGGGCAGATGCAGAACCGCGGAATGCGGAATCGGCCAATGGCGACCTCGCAAATGGAAACCTGACCAATGGAGAACAGATGATTAGTCACCAGGTGAACGCCACGGAAACCAGTAGCGATGATCATCCACCTGGGAAGCTACGCACTGATGACAACCAACCCGCCTTCGTCCACGAGGACAGAAATGTCGAAGCAGAGAATTATCTCGAGAATATGCACATGAAGTACGTCACGTCAGATGTGATCGAAAATATTGTGAGTAAGAAATCCTCCATATcatacataaaaaagaacaagaaggaggaagaaaaaattataaaacttaaggaaaaattgaataaaattataatagGACAAGAAAAAGTAATAGATATTTTATCAAGATATCTGTTCAAAGCCATAACGAACATTAAGGATCCAAATAAACCCATTGGCACCTTGCTACTATGTGGGTCATCAGGAGTTGGAAAAACTCTGTGCGCTCAAGTGATATCCAAATATTTATTCAATGAAGACAACCTAATCGTTATCAACATGAGTGAATATATAGACAAACATTCAGTAAGCAAACTGTTCGGTAGCTATCCAGGGTATATAGGTTataaggaaggaggagaactAACTGAAAgtgtaaagaaaaaaccaTTTTCTATCATTCTTTTTGATGAAATTGAAAAGGCACACAGTGAAGTTCTACATGTTTTGTTGCAAATATTGGACAATGGAATGCTAACAGATtcgaaaggaaataaagtgTCCTTTAAAAATACCTTTATCTTCATGACAACCAATGTAGGTTCCGATATTATTACAGATTATTTCAAGCTCTACAATAAAAATTACGCAAATCTGGGCTTTAAGTATTAccttaataaaaagaaaaacaaggaaGAGACAGATGGTTCTTCCCTCCACAAGGGGCAACTCCCTCAAGGAGTTAACAGTGTAGGTAACTCAGTGGTAGAACATCCAACCGGATTAAGCAACAACAGTGCGACCGACGTGCAAATAAATCACAAAAGAGACCACGAAGTAGAGAACCCCCCCACACAACAACCAAGTAGCTACGaactttttgaagaaaaattacgaaCCAACGAATGGTACGAAGAGTTACAAccagaaatagaagaagaactgaagaaaaaatttcttccagAATTCCTAAACAGGATAGacgagaaaattattttccgtCAATTTCTCAAAAGAGATGTGGTGaatattttccaaaatatgattgaagatttaaaaaaaagaattaaaaaaagaaaaaatctcaATTTAATTATCGAACAAGATgttattaaatatatttgtagtgacgaaaataatatttacgACATGAATTTTGGTGCCAGATCTATTAGAAGGGCactgtataaatatattgaaGATCCcattgcttcttttttaatatctAATTTGTGCGAACCAAATGATTCTATTCATGTTTCTCTGTCCAACGGTAACAAAATTAATGTGCAGCTTTTGAAGGCGTCCGTAGATCAGCTTGTGTTGTAA
- a CDS encoding WD repeat-containing protein 65, putative, with the protein MYAFEKKEETYFTKAIYAYGINRNIKNPFYFLEDNCFFYCIGTNGVIHSLSEKKQKFLLSDESSYGIVCLGISNDRKLLVLGERSIRKPFLSIYTKNSKLVKRLTLEIADNECKIMNVSFSSKNKYVYCLTNGSTKSLFFCYDWLQEKLMFCKIFSPSLFSDYCEICLNTQNSSYIALLSVSAVNNSGVGQVTANLTENSTANGVGHSTTGGTVNGTIDYATRGESHKNTIQESSHIEEGQKAEGETPPMGTPTLRHVFLYHNVERNLVEIKIKNKKLDKIDRNFTNCCWLSDGVLLLTNKNNHLIFYDVKKEKVKICNKHLSRLEVVKVACLSRGFLLFDYESVHIYERSPDLSTNMCYVSNYSVPFNFSVLMNGYCLVSPCEKFLYFLAHDGNLKKFDMWRGRCSGSRGEERGKWDNGLHAEHAIVDVGRSPISDDTLRTGDDTLRTGDDTLPIGGDTLPTGGDTLPIGDEHSPLDMGSHPPFKHYEKHVETVLEDVSPAKINDFDVCMKPPLIILCYDDNVIKIINYKKKEVVMSNSFNNEPLHLSIHCSGHLLLVAFTDKLRLFHILYNKLKIKKEFFLKNCSCCKFSNGGSFMAVSKISTIYIYKTYTYELLYVLKSHVNYITDLVWNCNDFSIFSIGKDGYLFEYSLYNNGNKNMEVMQKDKKFLSIDLEILNEKNKKKETKKENNDNSPNQGKYGNEYKSFNNVRTNEMKNVFVSCDDKTIKQFCNSKVECVLESEYVIDKILLYKNKFLIASFYNGFYCRIRFYLLPLCGLFLEIPCHILNCVNLKLDASGELLFSCSRDGSIYIFSIEKMDSFFLSENNSSSVGEVTNPAQVGNMATEYMHDDKNDEDNSKKGQHVRSANDTTGVYSEELLSKGKLPTARDDPKGLEGSSNEVLPYKGATTEEKKLVLSDLSAEMGENQGEGDNKSGHGLHVPKKKSKMKNNFLMYDLENQTNYVLKEEEKESDDILIDFYYVQKKNKEFLELQKKITNLKNQMELEMKNRESIHKSEMNKLDKQKNVEIKNLLKINKNIIKEKENVEEMCKKSLYELEEKHTYFVNQLNAQFYLTNKICEEKFLKIQEEFNLYKKKSTEELLDLQKEHQMKVTQLTAQKHEEVKKKNELIENLKDKYENLQNEKEEYIRKIEEDVDEEILLISQKYEEQIGQLKKDKYDWFGKFKLYEHIEGELKESIQVEKEKFVKNNITAKRLQESIDHLKDEVTTLKDNLAEKDEEIECMNKNISNLNKKNEELEKLKIVLSQKIKDLESNLAPKNSEIKIMREKIEEMSKCFENNHKKTVNLQIEINEYKMKIKSLHDDLLCNNKTIGNYEKILKNLQEHIKECYLHLHDKKIFNASFLNLYNKFHKVNDVKNYDTKNVFSEYLRQKEHLENMIDVLKEKLQKESEAFRTEKIKMMNENSLLLKEINDLKVDLNFLKAECHDAKLVNRKIQFLRKYKKKGGVESAPKQISPEG; encoded by the exons ATGTATGccttcgaaaaaaaagaagaaacctATTTCACCAAAGCTATCTATGCATACGGGATAAACAGGAACATAAAgaatccattttattttctagaGGATAATTGCTTTTTCTACTGCATAGGAACCAATGGAGTCATCCACTCactttcagaaaaaaaacaaaagtttCTACTTAGCGATGAAAGCAGTTACGGGATTGTATGTCTGGGGATAAGCAATGATAGAAAGCTCCTAGTGTTAGGGGAGAGGTCCATTAGGAAACCTTTCCTCTCCATATACACCAAGAATTCTAAACTGGTCAAACGGTTAACCTTAGAAATTGCAGACAATGAGtgcaaaattatgaacgtttcattttcatcaaaaaataaatatgtgtaTTGCTTAACGAATGGAAGTACCAAGAGCCTTTTCTTCTGCTACGACTGGCTACAGGAAAAGTTAATGTTTTGCaagattttttctccctcccttttttccgaTTATTGTGAAATTTGCCTGAATACTCAAAATTCGTCCTACATTGCACTGCTCTCGGTGAGCGCTGTGAACAATAGTGGTGTTGGCCAAGTGACTGCAAATTTGACGGAAAATTCAACTGCCAATGGGGTTGGACATTCAACTACCGGCGGAACTGTCAATGGAACTATCGATTACGCCACCCGTGGAGAGAGCCATAAGAATACTATCCAGGAGAGTAGCCATATCGAGGAAGGACAAAAGGCGGAGGGGGAAACGCCCCCAATGGGGACACCCACCCTGCGACACGTATTCCTGTACCACAACGTCGAAAGAAACTtagtagaaataaaaataaaaaataaaaaactcgATAAAATCGATCGTAATTTCACCAACTGTTGTTGGCTAAGTGATGGCGTTCTACTGCTaacgaacaaaaataatCACCTCATATTTTACGATGttaagaaggagaaagtgaAAATATGCAACAAGCATTTGAGTAGGCTGGAGGTTGTAAAGGTAGCTTGTCTTTCGAGGGGTTTTCTCCTCTTCGATTATGAGAGTGTGCATATTTATGAGAGATCCCCAGATCTGAGTACCAACATGTGCTACGTATCGAACTATTCCGTACCATTCAACTTCTCTGTTTTGATGAATGGCTACTGCTTGGTTTCCCCGTGTGAgaaatttttgtatttcttggCGCATGATGGGAACTTGAAGAAGTTCGACATGTGGCGGGGGAGATGCAGTGGGAGCAGGGGCGAAGAGAGGGGCAAATGGGACAACGGGTTGCATGCAGAACATGCCATCGTAGATGTGGGTCGCTCACCGATAAGTGATGACACATTACGTACAGGGGATGACACATTACGTACAGGGGATGACACATTACCTATAGGGGGTGACACATTACCTACAGGGGGTGACACATTACCTATAGGGGATGAGCACTCCCCGCTTGACATGGGTAGCCACCCGCCCTTCAAGCACTACGAAAAGCATGTCGAGACAGTACTGGAGGATGTGAGTCCCGCGAAGATAAACGACTTCGACGTGTGCATGAAACCCCCTCTAATCATCCTATGCTACGATGACAAtgtgataaaaataattaactacaagaagaaagaagtagtGATGTCCAACTCTTTTAATAATGAACCGTTGCACTTGTCTATTCACTGTTCAGGTCATTTACTTCTTGTAGCCTTTACAGACAAACTGAGATTGTTCCACATCCTGTATAATAagctaaaaataaaaaaagaattttttttaaaaaattgttcatgtTGCAAATTTTCCAACGGAGGAAGTTTCATGGCTGTCTCCAAAATTTCtacaatttatatatacaaaacATACACATACGAACTGTTGTATGTTTTAAAGAGTCACGTTAATTATATTACCGACTTGGTGTGGAATTGCAACGACTTCTCGATTTTCTCCATCGGGAAGGATGGCTACCTATTTGAATACTCCCTATACAATAATGGAAACAAGAACATGGAAGTGATGcagaaggataaaaaatttttaagtaTAGATTTAGAAATTTTAAAcgagaaaaataagaaaaaagaaacaaagaAAGAGAATAATGATAATAGTCCGAATCAAGGGAAATATGGAAATGAATATAAAAGTTTTAACAACGTTCGaacaaatgaaatgaaaaatgttttcgTTTCTTGTGATGATAAAACTATAAAACAATTTTGTAATAGTAAGGTGGAGTGTGTCCTTGAGTCAGAATATGTTATAGATAAAATATtactttataaaaataaatttctcaTCGCCTCATTTTATAATGGTTTTTATTGCAGAATACGAttttatcttcttcctctttgtgGGTTATTTTTGGAAATTCCTTGCCACATTTTGAACTGTGTTAATTTGAAACTAGATGCAAGTGGGGAATTACTTTTTAGCTGTTCAAGGGATGGCTCTATATACATTTTCTcgatagaaaaaatggattctttttttttgtctgaaaataattcttcctcCGTAGGGGAGGTTACAAACCCTGCACAGGTTGGAAATATGGCTACGGAATACATGCATGATGATAAGAACGATGAGGACAATTCGAAGAAGGGGCAACACGTAAGGAGTGCCAATGACACAACTGGTGTGTACAGCGAAGAGTTATTGTCTAAGGGGAAATTGCCCACCGCAAGGGACGATCCGAAAGGACTTGAAGGCTCTTCCAACGAGGTTCTCCCCTATAAAGGAGCTACCACcgaggagaagaaattaGTTCTGTCAGACTTGAGCGCAGAAATGGGTGAGAACCAAGGGGAGGGTGATAACAAAAGCGGTCACGGTTTACATGTACCAAAGAAGAAgagtaaaatgaaaaataacttCCTCATGTACGATCTGGAAAACCAAACGAACTATGTgctgaaggaggaagaaaaagagagcGACGATATCCTGATTGACTTTTactatgtacaaaaaaaaaataaagaatttttggaattacaaaagaaaattacaaatttgaaaaaccaaatggaactggaaatgaaaaataggGAATCGATTCACAAGTCGGAGATGAACAAACtagataaacaaaaaaatgtagaaataaaaaatcttctaaagataaataaaaacatcatcaaggagaaggagaacgTGGAGGAGATGTGTAAGAAATCCCTCTACGAGTTGGAGGAAAAGCACACTTACTTTGTGAATCAGCTAAATgcacaattttatttaacGAACAAAATATgtgaggaaaaatttttgaaaattcaGGAGGAGTTTAATTTATATAAGAAGAAATCGACAGAGGAACTCCTTGACCTGCAAAAGGAGCACCAAATGAAGGTAACACAATTGACAGCGCAGAAGCatgaggaagtgaaaaaaaaaaatgaactcatAGAAAACCTGAAGGACAAGTACGAAAATCTGCagaacgaaaaagaagaatatataAGAAAGATCGAGGAAGACGTGGATGAGGAGATTCTTCTCATATCTCAGAAGTACGAGGAGCAGATTGGTCAGCTCAAAAAGGACAAGTATGACTGGTTTGGTAAATTCAAACTCTATGAGCACATAGAGGGAGAGCTAAAGGAGAGCATTCAggtggagaaggagaagttcGTCAAGAACAACATCACTGCGAAGCGGCTACAGGAG AGCATTGACCACCTGAAGGACGAAGTGACAACGTTGAAAGACAACCTCGCGGAGAAGGACGAGGAAATCGAGTGCATGAACAAAAACATATCcaatttgaacaaaaaaaatgaagaactggAAAAGCTTAAAATTGTCCtttcgcaaaaaataaaagatttAGAGTCGAATTTAGCCCCCAAAAAttcagaaataaaaattatgagagaaaaaattgaagaaatgtCAAAGTGCTTTGAAAACAATCACAAAAAAACAGTAAACTTGCAGATAGAAATTAATgaatacaaaatgaagataaaatCTTTGCATGACGATTTGCTatgtaataataaaacaaTTGGAAactatgaaaaaattttgaaaaatttacagGAACATATTAAAGAGTGCTATTTGCACCTTCATgataagaaaatatttaacGCGTCCTTCCTGAACTTGTATAATAAGTTCCATAAAGTGAACGACGTGAAAAACTACGATAcgaaaaatgtgttttcGGAATACCTTCGCCAGAAGGAGCATCTTGAAAATATGATAGACGTGTTGAAGGAGAAATTGCAGAAGGAATCGGAGGCGTTCCGCACAGAGAAAATCAAAATGATGAACGAGAATTCGCTCCTTCTGAAGGAGATTAACGATTTGAAGGTGGACTTGAATTTTCTCAAGGCGGAATGCCACGACGCCAAACTGGTAAATCGCAAGATCCAGTTTCTGCGCAAGTACaagaagaaggggggggtgGAGAGTGCGCCGAAACAAATTTCCCCGGAGGGGTAA
- a CDS encoding pentatricopeptide repeat-containing protein 1, putative: protein MKLKYCWYAFYIIQIVTCVKWQNKLTDLFFLNYVGNHFVVTKGGRERRKNIWRKAYENGKRKEVNIFTKCGGERISHVWSSKSDEDQSDYTSSGVSPEATKQDTANGDSTNLAAIHDEDILRKKGAQKEVEKSVVPLNMDWVKVMNLIYASRDVDATTLAFNAAMSAVEKKGCLKSMLELFEVMKKKNIKPDLVSYKLLLRLCANYHLGDHAEILFDEMVETDKLTPTYEIYALMINCFAKVGDGHKAVEFLEKLRSDPLVEGVNNWEVDGSGDGNGSAGRNVSNDGNVSNDGNVSDDGNVSDDGNVNRGERGNYLWKDHFDEQAATEEDAKAEGNAYTNQFKDITKKIKHIEKGSSKIQYSEYTNVIFACNMSNLPEQGIKYFEELLNTGKYMPSTLLLESIFDLLAKNGKYEKCLDYYNKLKDDPNFKKYINVNILNNILKALCVHGKINIIEQVWKNEFDELMLTPNAISYAYMLNAYSIVDDYEKAFKLFKEMQMKKMLNNKNIIPFVYTIHAFKNCGIYNYAIYVLRVAKLLNVSSEDLLKLYNDAMVACINSKKYEVVISLYAELVTMQEKGAPSLEINISTLGFVLLAFKELNMRDDFINLKNLIIQKNYKLTPLCGKLVNEQQND, encoded by the coding sequence ATGAAACTAAAATACTGTTGGTATGCATTTTACATAATCCAAATTGTGACATGCGTAAAGTGGCAAAACAAATTGACtgatcttttctttttgaattACGTTGGCAACCATTTCGTAGTaacaaagggggggagggaaagaaggaagaacattTGGCGCAAGGCATACGAAAATggcaaaaggaaagaggtgaacatttttacaaagtgCGGCGGGGAAAGGATATCCCACGTGTGGAGCAGTAAGAGCGATGAAGATCAAAGTGATTACACCTCGAGTGGCGTATCCCCTGAAGCGACTAAGCAAGACACCGCTAACGGGGACTCCACCAATCTCGCCGCTATCCATGATGAAGacattttaagaaaaaaaggggcgcAGAAAGAAGTGGAAAAGAGTGTCGTCCCGCTAAACATGGACTGGGTAAAAGTGATGAACCTGATCTACGCAAGCAGAGATGTGGACGCAACTACGTTGGCTTTCAACGCGGCCATGTCTGCAGTGGAAAAGAAGGGCTGTCTGAAAAGCATGTTGGAGCTATTCGaagtaatgaaaaaaaaaaatataaaaccaGATTTGGTGTCCTACAAATTGTTGCTCCGACTATGTGCCAATTACCATCTCGGAGACCACGCGGAAATTTTATTTGACGAGATGGTAGAGACGGACAAATTGACTCCAACGTACGAAATTTACGCTCTCATGATAAACTGCTTTGCCAAGGTGGGGGATGGGCACAAGGCTGTTGAATTTCTGGAGAAGCTGCGGAGCGACCCTCTGGTAGAGGGAGTAAACAACTGGGAGGTAGACGGTAGCGGTGATGGGAACGGTAGTGCTGGTCGCAACGTAAGCAATGATGGAAACGTAAGCAATGATGGAAACGTAAGCGATGATGGAAACGTAAGCGATGATGGCAACGTCAACCGTGGAGAACGCGGAAATTACTTGTGGAAGGACCACTTTGACGAACAGGCTGCCACAGAAGAAGACGCAAAGGCTGAAGGAAACGCATACACAAATCAATTTAAAGATATAACGAAAAAGATCAAGCACATCGAAAAGGGGAGCAGCAAAATCCAGTACAGCGAATACACTAATGTAATTTTCGCATGCAATATGTCAAATTTACCTGAACaaggaataaaatatttcgagGAATTATTAAACACAGGAAAGTACATGCCCTCTACCCTCCTGCTGGAGAGCATATTCGACTTATTAGCAAAGAATGGGAAGTACGAAAAGTGTCTAGACTATTACAACAAACTGAAGGACGATccgaattttaaaaaatatattaatgttaaTATCCTGAATAATATTTTGAAAGCACTATGTGTACATGGGAAAATTAACATTATTGAACAAGtgtggaaaaatgaattcgATGAATTAATGTTAACTCCAAATGCTATTTcctatgcatatatgttgAACGCATATAGCATTGTGGATGATTATGAAAAAGCATTCAAGCTATTTAAAGAaatgcaaatgaaaaaaatgttaaataataaaaatattattcccTTTGTATATACAATTCATGCCTTTAAAAATTGTGGCATTTATAATTATGCCATTTATGTTTTGAGAGTAGCTAAATTGTTAAATGTCTCTTCGGAGGATTTACTGAAGCTTTACAACGACGCCATGGTTGCATGCATAAATTCCAAAAAGTACGAAGTCGTTATTTCGCTTTACGCAGAATTAGTCACTATGCAAGAAAAAGGTGCACCTTCTCTGGAAATTAACATCAGCACGCTTGGGTTCGTCCTCTTGGCCTTTAAGGAACTGAACATGCGCGACGATTTTatcaatttgaaaaatttaataattcAGAAAAATTACAAGTTAACTCCGCTGTGTGGGAAGTTGGTTAACGAGCAGCAGAACGACTAG